From a region of the Coffea arabica cultivar ET-39 chromosome 3e, Coffea Arabica ET-39 HiFi, whole genome shotgun sequence genome:
- the LOC113736311 gene encoding transcription factor FAMA isoform X2 — MEKEENYSGSIPGNFTGLDYTLEHHQQNQHPQLMKPQIGEASGDDGSNQMVDYMLHNTAQQQPMSSGFCGSTSLDKLSFADVMQFADFGPKLALNQAKTPEEETVLNDSVYFLKFPVLNEKLQDDPDHQALMIPRPINEESNSKVGEEGDQRPDQDQARGFGNTSVQLQFLGDNREKSPLTTETKNKKKRSRTIKSSEEVESQRMTHIAVERNRRKQMNEHLRVLRSLMPGSYVQRGDQASIIGGAIEFVRELEQLLQCLESQKRRRLYGDGPRPIGDSSSSIPIQQPQPPFFPGMPLSSDQMKLVELETGLHEETAESKSCLADVEVKLLGFDALIKILSRRRPGQLIKTIAALEDLQLNILHTNITTIEQTVLYSFNVKVASEARFTAEDIANSIQQIFSFIHANSSI, encoded by the exons ATggagaaagaagaaaactaCTCA GGTTCCATTCCTGGAAATTTCACAGGACTTGACTACACACTAGAACATCATCAGCAGAATCAGCATCCACAGCTGATGAAGCCACAGATTGGAGAAGCATCGGGTGACGATGGCAGTAATCAAATGGTGGATTACATGCTCCATAACACTGCTCAGCAACAGCCTATGTCTTCTGGCTTTTGTGGTTCAACTTCTTTAGATAAGTTGAGCTTTGCTGATGTGATGCAATTTGCCGATTTTGGTCCAAAGTTAGCCTTGAATCAAGCAAAAACTCCAGAGGAGGAAACTGTCTTGAATGATTCAGTTTACTTCCTTAAATTTCCGGTCTTGAATGAGAAGTTGCAGGATGACCCTGATCATCAAGCCCTTATGATTCCTCGACCTATCAATGAAGAAAGCAACTCTAAAGTAGGGGAAGAAGGTGATCAAAGACCTGATCAAGATCAAGCCCGGGGTTTCGGAAACACATCAGTTCAACTGCAATTTCTTGGTGATAACCGAGAAAAGAGTCCTTTAACAACAGAAActaagaacaagaaaaaaagatcTAGAACTATCAAGTCGAGTGAAGAAGTTGAGAGCCAGCGGATGACTCACATAGCAGTAGAAAGAAACCGTAGGAAGCAAATGAATGAACATCTTCGAGTTCTTAGGTCTCTCATGCCTGGCTCATACGTGCAAAGG gGAGATCAAGCATCAATAATTGGCGGGGCAATTGAGTTCGTAAGAGAATTGGAGCAACTTCTTCAATGTCTAGAATCACAAAAAAGGAGGAGGCTATATGGAgatggtccaagaccaatagGAGATTCATCATCATCAATTCCAATTCAGCAACCTCAACCCCCATTTTTTCCTGGCATGCCTCTTTCTAGTGATCAAATGAAGCTTGTTgaattggaaactggactacaTGAAGAAACAGCTGAGAGCAAGTCATGCTTGGCTGATGTTGAGGTGAAGCTCTTAGGGTTTGATGCATTGATCAAGATATTGTCTAGAAGAAGACCTGGACAGCTTATTAAGACCATTGCTGCCCTTGAGGATTTGCAGCTCAATATTCTTCATACCAACATAACCACAATTGAACAGACTGTTCTATATTCTTTCAATGTCAAG GTAGCAAGCGAAGCAAGGTTCACAGCTGAAGATATAGCAAATTCCATTCaacaaattttcagttttatccaCGCAAACAGCAGCATATGA
- the LOC113736311 gene encoding transcription factor FAMA isoform X1 yields MTMLFFFQPEMLQGSIPGNFTGLDYTLEHHQQNQHPQLMKPQIGEASGDDGSNQMVDYMLHNTAQQQPMSSGFCGSTSLDKLSFADVMQFADFGPKLALNQAKTPEEETVLNDSVYFLKFPVLNEKLQDDPDHQALMIPRPINEESNSKVGEEGDQRPDQDQARGFGNTSVQLQFLGDNREKSPLTTETKNKKKRSRTIKSSEEVESQRMTHIAVERNRRKQMNEHLRVLRSLMPGSYVQRGDQASIIGGAIEFVRELEQLLQCLESQKRRRLYGDGPRPIGDSSSSIPIQQPQPPFFPGMPLSSDQMKLVELETGLHEETAESKSCLADVEVKLLGFDALIKILSRRRPGQLIKTIAALEDLQLNILHTNITTIEQTVLYSFNVKVASEARFTAEDIANSIQQIFSFIHANSSI; encoded by the exons ATGACTATGCTGTTTTTCTTTCAACCTGAAATGTTGCAGGGTTCCATTCCTGGAAATTTCACAGGACTTGACTACACACTAGAACATCATCAGCAGAATCAGCATCCACAGCTGATGAAGCCACAGATTGGAGAAGCATCGGGTGACGATGGCAGTAATCAAATGGTGGATTACATGCTCCATAACACTGCTCAGCAACAGCCTATGTCTTCTGGCTTTTGTGGTTCAACTTCTTTAGATAAGTTGAGCTTTGCTGATGTGATGCAATTTGCCGATTTTGGTCCAAAGTTAGCCTTGAATCAAGCAAAAACTCCAGAGGAGGAAACTGTCTTGAATGATTCAGTTTACTTCCTTAAATTTCCGGTCTTGAATGAGAAGTTGCAGGATGACCCTGATCATCAAGCCCTTATGATTCCTCGACCTATCAATGAAGAAAGCAACTCTAAAGTAGGGGAAGAAGGTGATCAAAGACCTGATCAAGATCAAGCCCGGGGTTTCGGAAACACATCAGTTCAACTGCAATTTCTTGGTGATAACCGAGAAAAGAGTCCTTTAACAACAGAAActaagaacaagaaaaaaagatcTAGAACTATCAAGTCGAGTGAAGAAGTTGAGAGCCAGCGGATGACTCACATAGCAGTAGAAAGAAACCGTAGGAAGCAAATGAATGAACATCTTCGAGTTCTTAGGTCTCTCATGCCTGGCTCATACGTGCAAAGG gGAGATCAAGCATCAATAATTGGCGGGGCAATTGAGTTCGTAAGAGAATTGGAGCAACTTCTTCAATGTCTAGAATCACAAAAAAGGAGGAGGCTATATGGAgatggtccaagaccaatagGAGATTCATCATCATCAATTCCAATTCAGCAACCTCAACCCCCATTTTTTCCTGGCATGCCTCTTTCTAGTGATCAAATGAAGCTTGTTgaattggaaactggactacaTGAAGAAACAGCTGAGAGCAAGTCATGCTTGGCTGATGTTGAGGTGAAGCTCTTAGGGTTTGATGCATTGATCAAGATATTGTCTAGAAGAAGACCTGGACAGCTTATTAAGACCATTGCTGCCCTTGAGGATTTGCAGCTCAATATTCTTCATACCAACATAACCACAATTGAACAGACTGTTCTATATTCTTTCAATGTCAAG GTAGCAAGCGAAGCAAGGTTCACAGCTGAAGATATAGCAAATTCCATTCaacaaattttcagttttatccaCGCAAACAGCAGCATATGA
- the LOC113736311 gene encoding transcription factor FAMA isoform X3: MKPQIGEASGDDGSNQMVDYMLHNTAQQQPMSSGFCGSTSLDKLSFADVMQFADFGPKLALNQAKTPEEETVLNDSVYFLKFPVLNEKLQDDPDHQALMIPRPINEESNSKVGEEGDQRPDQDQARGFGNTSVQLQFLGDNREKSPLTTETKNKKKRSRTIKSSEEVESQRMTHIAVERNRRKQMNEHLRVLRSLMPGSYVQRGDQASIIGGAIEFVRELEQLLQCLESQKRRRLYGDGPRPIGDSSSSIPIQQPQPPFFPGMPLSSDQMKLVELETGLHEETAESKSCLADVEVKLLGFDALIKILSRRRPGQLIKTIAALEDLQLNILHTNITTIEQTVLYSFNVKVASEARFTAEDIANSIQQIFSFIHANSSI, encoded by the exons ATGAAGCCACAGATTGGAGAAGCATCGGGTGACGATGGCAGTAATCAAATGGTGGATTACATGCTCCATAACACTGCTCAGCAACAGCCTATGTCTTCTGGCTTTTGTGGTTCAACTTCTTTAGATAAGTTGAGCTTTGCTGATGTGATGCAATTTGCCGATTTTGGTCCAAAGTTAGCCTTGAATCAAGCAAAAACTCCAGAGGAGGAAACTGTCTTGAATGATTCAGTTTACTTCCTTAAATTTCCGGTCTTGAATGAGAAGTTGCAGGATGACCCTGATCATCAAGCCCTTATGATTCCTCGACCTATCAATGAAGAAAGCAACTCTAAAGTAGGGGAAGAAGGTGATCAAAGACCTGATCAAGATCAAGCCCGGGGTTTCGGAAACACATCAGTTCAACTGCAATTTCTTGGTGATAACCGAGAAAAGAGTCCTTTAACAACAGAAActaagaacaagaaaaaaagatcTAGAACTATCAAGTCGAGTGAAGAAGTTGAGAGCCAGCGGATGACTCACATAGCAGTAGAAAGAAACCGTAGGAAGCAAATGAATGAACATCTTCGAGTTCTTAGGTCTCTCATGCCTGGCTCATACGTGCAAAGG gGAGATCAAGCATCAATAATTGGCGGGGCAATTGAGTTCGTAAGAGAATTGGAGCAACTTCTTCAATGTCTAGAATCACAAAAAAGGAGGAGGCTATATGGAgatggtccaagaccaatagGAGATTCATCATCATCAATTCCAATTCAGCAACCTCAACCCCCATTTTTTCCTGGCATGCCTCTTTCTAGTGATCAAATGAAGCTTGTTgaattggaaactggactacaTGAAGAAACAGCTGAGAGCAAGTCATGCTTGGCTGATGTTGAGGTGAAGCTCTTAGGGTTTGATGCATTGATCAAGATATTGTCTAGAAGAAGACCTGGACAGCTTATTAAGACCATTGCTGCCCTTGAGGATTTGCAGCTCAATATTCTTCATACCAACATAACCACAATTGAACAGACTGTTCTATATTCTTTCAATGTCAAG GTAGCAAGCGAAGCAAGGTTCACAGCTGAAGATATAGCAAATTCCATTCaacaaattttcagttttatccaCGCAAACAGCAGCATATGA